The proteins below are encoded in one region of uncultured Eubacteriales bacterium:
- a CDS encoding conserved hypothetical protein (Evidence 4 : Homologs of previously reported genes of unknown function): MLTLTLARIPNFSARVSLFMMLKDFDLISFDAQGGKWIMKRKTIIKTSRFPASEKNVFNKLKSMQTLQYIASPYATFTPINGGGDLNWKEGETFSFHFKLFGVIPFGVHTIKVIDFDEKTYRIYTNESNTYVPIWNHSILLKPLGDDGSQYTDEVEIYAGWKTPFVYLWAKCFYAHRQKKWVKLLSNQGAL, translated from the coding sequence GTGCTGACTCTGACCTTAGCTCGCATCCCGAATTTTTCGGCTAGGGTTAGTCTTTTTATGATGTTAAAAGATTTTGATTTGATTAGTTTTGACGCACAAGGAGGCAAATGGATTATGAAAAGAAAAACGATAATTAAAACTTCTAGATTTCCTGCGTCGGAGAAGAATGTTTTCAATAAATTAAAATCCATGCAAACATTGCAATACATAGCCTCGCCGTATGCGACATTTACCCCCATAAATGGAGGCGGTGATTTAAATTGGAAAGAGGGAGAAACGTTTTCTTTCCATTTTAAATTATTTGGTGTTATTCCATTTGGGGTACATACTATTAAAGTAATTGATTTTGACGAGAAAACATACCGGATTTACACAAATGAAAGCAACACCTATGTGCCTATATGGAATCACAGTATTTTATTGAAACCATTGGGCGATGATGGTTCGCAGTACACGGATGAAGTCGAAATCTATGCAGGCTGGAAAACGCCGTTTGTATATCTCTGGGCAAAATGTTTTTATGCTCATAGGCAAAAGAAATGGGTAAAGCTTTTGAGTAACCAAGGAGCATTATGA